Proteins from a single region of Runella sp. SP2:
- the kynU gene encoding kynureninase produces METLDLHSLSSDELHAWALQQDAIDPLRKFRSQFFIPEQNGTPLTYFCGNSLGLQPKAARTAVEQELTTWQQHGVEGWFEGEKPWLSYHRYCQQALGQVVGALAEEVCPMNHLTVNLHLMLVSFYQPTPQRYKILTIAGDFPSDQYALETHLKFRGYNPADALIEVAPREGEYTIRLEDLLEAIEIHANDLALVCMSGLNYYTGQVFDMQTITAKAHSLGINVGFDLAHAAGNIPMQLHDWGVDFAVWCSYKYLNSGPGGVSGVFVHQKHHSSNLVRLAGWWGYEENRRFEMTKGFVPMAGAAGWQLSTPNIMALAVHRASLAIFEEATMPLIRQKSEALTGLLAEIIRRLNESGAKIEVMTPAQPSQRGSQLSLLIEGKGKAVFDYLVENGVIGDWREPNCIRLTPAPLYNTFEEVWRTGEILRAVI; encoded by the coding sequence TTGGAGACTTTAGATTTACACTCGCTTTCGTCAGATGAACTCCACGCTTGGGCTTTACAACAAGATGCCATCGACCCACTTCGCAAGTTTCGTTCTCAGTTTTTTATTCCTGAACAAAACGGTACTCCTTTGACTTATTTTTGCGGCAATTCGCTTGGTTTACAGCCCAAAGCCGCCCGAACGGCGGTTGAACAAGAGCTTACGACTTGGCAGCAACACGGCGTAGAAGGATGGTTTGAGGGAGAAAAACCTTGGCTAAGCTATCATCGGTATTGCCAACAAGCGCTTGGGCAAGTCGTAGGGGCTTTGGCCGAGGAAGTTTGTCCGATGAACCACCTTACCGTGAATCTTCACTTAATGCTGGTGTCATTTTACCAACCTACCCCTCAGCGGTACAAAATTTTGACCATCGCAGGTGATTTTCCATCGGATCAGTATGCCCTCGAAACCCATTTAAAATTCCGTGGCTATAACCCCGCCGATGCCCTCATCGAAGTAGCTCCTCGCGAAGGTGAATATACCATTCGACTAGAAGACCTCCTCGAAGCCATCGAAATCCACGCCAATGACCTCGCGCTGGTTTGCATGAGCGGCCTCAATTATTACACGGGGCAGGTCTTCGACATGCAAACCATCACCGCAAAAGCCCACTCATTAGGCATCAACGTCGGGTTTGACTTAGCCCATGCCGCTGGAAACATTCCGATGCAACTTCACGATTGGGGCGTGGACTTTGCCGTTTGGTGTTCGTACAAATATCTAAATTCTGGCCCAGGCGGCGTATCGGGGGTATTTGTTCATCAGAAACACCACTCGTCTAACCTTGTGCGCTTGGCAGGCTGGTGGGGCTACGAAGAAAATCGCCGTTTTGAGATGACCAAAGGCTTTGTGCCTATGGCGGGTGCCGCTGGATGGCAGTTGAGTACCCCCAACATCATGGCCTTGGCCGTTCACCGCGCTTCGTTGGCTATTTTTGAAGAAGCAACCATGCCGCTTATTCGTCAAAAAAGTGAAGCGCTGACAGGATTATTGGCAGAAATCATTCGTCGATTGAATGAATCGGGGGCCAAAATTGAAGTGATGACTCCAGCCCAACCCTCGCAACGGGGAAGTCAGCTTTCACTGTTGATTGAGGGCAAAGGCAAAGCTGTTTTTGATTATTTGGTCGAAAACGGTGTGATTGGCGATTGGCGCGAACCCAACTGTATCCGCCTTACGCCCGCCCCGCTTTATAATACCTTTGAAGAAGTGTGGCGAACAGGAGAAATTTTACGAGCGGTGATTTAA
- a CDS encoding transposase → MKKISFLALLLSLSVVLWNCAGKSEEEKAKEEPKNGLEALQKIADEAEKMSKEGPKETVDPKLLKELLPADADGLKRKEASSEKTAAMGFGVSTAKADYSDDNGQSIDVEIVDVAGTGVALMGMAAWSMASVDKETEHGYEKTTEYDGHKAFEKYNSDSKDGEISVLVANRYIVNVRGNGVGIDKIKSVLGDIDLNKLADLK, encoded by the coding sequence ATGAAAAAGATTTCGTTTTTAGCCCTACTGTTATCACTATCGGTTGTATTGTGGAACTGTGCTGGGAAATCGGAAGAAGAAAAAGCCAAAGAAGAGCCAAAAAATGGCTTAGAAGCCCTGCAAAAAATAGCGGACGAAGCTGAGAAAATGTCGAAAGAGGGTCCTAAAGAAACGGTTGACCCTAAACTGCTCAAGGAATTGCTGCCTGCTGATGCTGATGGATTAAAACGCAAAGAAGCATCGAGTGAAAAAACGGCGGCGATGGGATTCGGCGTATCTACGGCCAAGGCCGATTACAGCGACGATAACGGGCAAAGTATTGATGTCGAAATTGTGGACGTCGCAGGTACGGGTGTAGCGCTGATGGGAATGGCCGCGTGGTCGATGGCGTCGGTGGATAAAGAAACTGAACACGGCTACGAAAAGACAACCGAATACGACGGTCACAAAGCGTTTGAAAAATACAATTCTGATTCAAAAGACGGCGAAATTTCGGTGCTAGTCGCCAATCGCTACATCGTGAATGTGCGCGGAAACGGTGTGGGTATCGACAAAATAAAGTCAGTGCTTGGCGATATTGATTTGAATAAATTGGCGGATTTGAAATAA
- the lgt gene encoding prolipoprotein diacylglyceryl transferase has product MFGYIIWDVNPEIFSIGSFSIRWYGLLFASGFLVGQRIMSHIFRKEGLKETLLDSLLLTMVITTVIGARFGHFLFYEPEVLLKNPLQVITPPFAGLASHGAAIGILLGLFIYSRSKKINFLWVVDRIVITVALAGCFIRMGNLMNSEIVGKVTTMPWGFVFTHNFEFTQYPRHPAQLYEAIACLVLCLFLFWIWNKRKAQTPQGLLLGIFLIWVFGLRFVIEFFKENQVAFENELTFNMGQILSVPAVLLGVIFLVYAYKNKDKEQKIFTDASVEEANRIG; this is encoded by the coding sequence ATGTTTGGCTACATCATCTGGGATGTTAATCCCGAAATTTTTAGCATTGGTAGTTTTTCGATTCGCTGGTATGGATTGCTATTTGCGTCAGGATTTTTGGTCGGCCAGCGCATCATGTCTCACATTTTTCGCAAGGAAGGCTTAAAAGAAACGTTACTGGACTCGCTCTTATTGACAATGGTGATTACGACCGTTATAGGAGCACGATTTGGCCATTTCTTGTTTTACGAACCCGAGGTTCTGCTTAAAAACCCTCTTCAAGTTATTACACCTCCGTTTGCGGGTTTGGCAAGTCACGGAGCAGCCATAGGTATTTTGTTGGGCTTGTTTATTTATTCTCGTTCCAAAAAAATCAACTTTTTGTGGGTGGTTGACCGTATCGTGATTACCGTTGCCTTGGCAGGCTGCTTTATTCGCATGGGTAACCTGATGAACTCGGAGATTGTAGGAAAAGTAACGACAATGCCTTGGGGCTTTGTCTTTACGCACAATTTTGAGTTTACGCAGTACCCGCGCCACCCAGCCCAATTATACGAAGCCATTGCGTGCTTGGTACTGTGTCTTTTTTTGTTTTGGATTTGGAACAAACGCAAAGCGCAAACTCCACAGGGCTTATTGTTGGGTATCTTCCTAATTTGGGTTTTTGGGCTTCGTTTTGTTATTGAGTTTTTCAAAGAAAATCAGGTGGCCTTTGAAAACGAGCTCACCTTTAATATGGGACAAATCCTGAGCGTCCCTGCGGTATTATTAGGGGTTATCTTTTTGGTATATGCTTACAAAAACAAAGACAAAGAGCAAAAAATATTTACTGATGCCTCGGTAGAAGAAGCCAACCGCATTGGGTGA
- a CDS encoding TolC family protein: MKTIQLVIAIGALAFSTSVMAQKTVSLKECVSILEKNNLTYRESQLQARGASAQLQQNKSQQLPQIGFNAGQNLNFGRSIDRFTNGYIDQVYNTNYVGVGFQMPLFQGFQIQHQIQQGIALRDAAIKNQEATLNQQIIRLLQAYVQVLATEALHKAAQEQVASSQQQVERVERQVSAGTVGQNMLYEIKAQLANDKFDEVTARNNEQLARLSVFQLLNLPPDGTVTFAPVESRDVAATTLSAESIYEDAVKMLPEIKSSELRLGSFASQIKAVKANNLPSLSLSGNFGAFYASSNAERSYFKQLDATRNGSLSLGLNVPIMGRWQIRPRVETVKVQQQVAENQVSLVKQQLRQAIEQGTQLLAATIDRYAAAKSQVESLRANFGAAESRLTAGTASVFEYTLAKANLARAEANAIRSNYELTLQRQIMDFYQKGKWEF, translated from the coding sequence ATGAAAACAATTCAACTGGTAATAGCCATAGGAGCGTTGGCGTTTTCAACCTCAGTGATGGCACAGAAAACGGTATCGCTCAAGGAGTGCGTAAGCATTCTTGAAAAAAATAACCTTACCTACCGCGAGAGCCAACTACAAGCGCGGGGTGCGTCGGCGCAATTGCAGCAAAATAAATCGCAACAGTTGCCGCAGATTGGTTTTAATGCGGGTCAAAACCTGAACTTTGGCCGCAGTATCGACCGTTTTACCAACGGGTACATCGACCAAGTATATAATACCAACTACGTAGGGGTTGGTTTTCAGATGCCTCTTTTTCAAGGTTTCCAGATTCAGCACCAAATTCAGCAGGGGATAGCCCTGCGGGATGCCGCTATCAAAAACCAAGAAGCGACCCTCAACCAGCAAATTATCCGATTGCTGCAAGCCTACGTACAAGTTTTGGCGACCGAAGCCTTGCACAAAGCTGCCCAAGAACAAGTAGCGTCTTCGCAGCAGCAAGTAGAGCGGGTAGAGCGCCAAGTATCAGCAGGAACGGTAGGCCAAAATATGTTGTACGAAATTAAGGCACAGTTGGCCAATGATAAATTTGACGAAGTAACGGCCCGTAACAATGAGCAATTGGCCCGTTTATCGGTATTTCAATTGTTGAATTTGCCACCTGATGGAACAGTTACTTTTGCCCCTGTCGAATCAAGAGATGTAGCGGCAACGACATTGAGTGCTGAAAGTATCTATGAAGATGCCGTAAAAATGTTGCCCGAAATCAAAAGCAGTGAATTGCGTTTGGGAAGCTTTGCGAGCCAAATCAAGGCTGTCAAAGCCAATAACTTGCCGTCGTTGAGTTTATCGGGGAATTTTGGCGCCTTCTATGCGTCATCAAACGCCGAACGTAGCTATTTCAAACAATTGGATGCTACCCGAAACGGCTCGTTGAGTTTGGGCTTGAACGTACCCATCATGGGGCGTTGGCAGATTCGCCCCCGCGTTGAAACGGTAAAAGTGCAGCAACAAGTAGCCGAAAACCAAGTAAGTTTAGTGAAACAACAACTTCGCCAAGCAATTGAACAAGGAACGCAATTGCTGGCCGCGACCATCGACCGCTATGCCGCCGCCAAAAGCCAAGTGGAGTCGTTGAGGGCTAATTTTGGAGCCGCCGAAAGTAGATTAACTGCTGGAACGGCCAGTGTGTTTGAATATACTCTTGCGAAAGCAAACCTAGCTCGCGCCGAAGCCAATGCCATTCGTTCCAACTACGAATTGACGCTTCAACGTCAAATCATGGACTTTTACCAAAAAGGTAAGTGGGAATTCTAA
- a CDS encoding ABC transporter ATP-binding protein gives MIQLKGISKYYPAGFGKTYVLRNINLDINEGEFVSIMGPSGSGKSTLLHILGLLEEPSEGEYFFFDERVDKLSEKKRTELHRHRIGFVFQAYHLIDELTVYENIETPLLYKGTSSSERKSRVAELLDRFNMVAKKDLFPSQLSGGQQQLVGIARAIVHEPSIIFADEPTGNLHSEQAEQIMELFKELNEKDKVSIVQVTHSEVNATYGNRVIRLKDGWVS, from the coding sequence ATGATTCAGCTCAAAGGTATTTCTAAGTATTATCCCGCAGGATTTGGGAAAACGTACGTACTACGAAACATCAATTTAGACATAAATGAAGGAGAGTTTGTGTCCATCATGGGTCCGTCAGGCTCAGGAAAGTCCACTCTTTTGCACATTTTAGGGTTGTTAGAAGAACCATCCGAAGGCGAATATTTCTTCTTTGACGAACGCGTTGACAAACTCAGTGAAAAAAAACGTACTGAGCTGCACCGCCACCGCATTGGGTTTGTCTTTCAAGCTTACCATTTGATTGACGAACTGACGGTTTATGAAAACATCGAAACTCCGTTGTTGTACAAAGGAACATCATCGTCGGAGCGGAAAAGCAGGGTGGCCGAATTGCTCGACCGCTTCAATATGGTCGCAAAAAAAGACCTTTTCCCTAGCCAGCTTTCGGGAGGGCAGCAGCAGTTGGTGGGCATTGCGCGGGCGATTGTCCACGAACCAAGTATCATTTTTGCTGATGAACCAACGGGAAATTTGCACTCTGAACAAGCCGAGCAAATTATGGAGTTGTTCAAAGAACTCAACGAAAAAGACAAAGTATCCATCGTACAAGTAACTCACTCAGAAGTAAATGCCACCTACGGAAATCGAGTCATTCGATTGAAAGACGGCTGGGTTTCGTAA
- the rny gene encoding ribonuclease Y, producing MYFAIKKANKKMEDDAQQRAAEIIKNAEISAENIKKDRILEAKEKYLKLKSEFEEDSNKKKQIILQNEQKIKQREQQLNQMTEQNKRRENELEGLRKNLEQQTEVATKRREEAEKMHRSQVEQLERIANLTAEQAKQQLVEAIQADAQTQASAFIKNTIDEAKLTATKEAKKIVIETIQRTASEHAIENTVSVFNIESDDVKGKIIGREGRNIRALEAATGCEIIVDDTPEAIVISGFDPVRREIARLSLHRLVQDGRIHPARIEEVVSKTKKNIEDEIVEIGERTVIELGVHGLHPELVKMVGRMRFRSSYGQNLLQHSREVARLCAAMAAELGLNAKLAKRAGLLHDIGKVWPEESELPHAILGMELAKKYKENPEVCNAIGAHHDEIEMTSMMSPIIQVCDAISGSRPGARREMMESYIQRLKDLENLATSFPGVDKCYAIQAGRELRVIVNSDTVNDETASKLSFDISQKIEKEMQYPGQIKVTVIREMRSVAYAK from the coding sequence ATGTATTTTGCCATCAAAAAAGCCAATAAAAAGATGGAAGATGATGCTCAACAGCGCGCCGCTGAGATCATCAAAAATGCAGAAATTTCGGCCGAAAATATAAAGAAAGACCGTATCCTTGAGGCCAAAGAAAAATACCTCAAGTTGAAAAGTGAGTTTGAGGAAGATTCAAACAAGAAGAAACAGATTATTCTTCAGAACGAGCAGAAAATCAAGCAGCGTGAGCAGCAACTCAATCAGATGACGGAACAGAACAAACGTCGTGAAAATGAGTTGGAAGGTCTTCGTAAAAATCTCGAACAACAAACGGAAGTAGCGACCAAACGCCGCGAAGAAGCCGAAAAAATGCACCGCTCGCAGGTGGAGCAATTGGAGCGCATCGCTAACCTTACGGCCGAACAAGCAAAACAGCAATTGGTAGAAGCGATTCAGGCAGATGCCCAAACGCAGGCGTCGGCGTTTATCAAAAATACCATCGACGAGGCAAAACTTACCGCTACCAAAGAAGCTAAGAAAATTGTTATCGAGACGATTCAGCGCACAGCTTCTGAACATGCCATCGAAAATACAGTTTCGGTATTCAACATCGAAAGCGACGACGTGAAAGGTAAAATCATCGGTCGCGAAGGTCGTAACATCCGCGCACTCGAAGCCGCTACGGGTTGCGAAATTATCGTGGACGATACGCCAGAGGCCATCGTTATCTCGGGTTTTGACCCTGTTCGCCGTGAAATCGCTCGCTTGTCGTTGCACCGTTTGGTACAAGATGGCCGTATTCACCCCGCGCGTATCGAAGAAGTGGTATCTAAAACCAAGAAAAACATCGAAGACGAAATCGTCGAAATTGGCGAGCGTACCGTCATCGAATTGGGGGTACACGGCTTGCACCCTGAATTGGTGAAAATGGTAGGTCGGATGCGTTTCCGTTCGTCGTACGGTCAAAACTTGCTCCAGCACTCTCGCGAAGTGGCGCGTCTTTGCGCAGCCATGGCGGCCGAGTTGGGGCTCAATGCCAAATTGGCTAAACGTGCGGGTCTTCTACACGACATTGGAAAGGTTTGGCCCGAAGAATCAGAATTGCCACACGCAATTTTGGGGATGGAATTGGCGAAGAAATACAAAGAAAATCCAGAAGTTTGCAATGCCATCGGTGCCCACCACGACGAAATTGAAATGACAAGCATGATGTCGCCGATTATTCAGGTGTGTGATGCTATCTCAGGTTCTCGCCCAGGCGCTCGCCGTGAAATGATGGAATCGTACATCCAACGTTTGAAAGACCTCGAAAACTTAGCAACTAGCTTCCCAGGTGTGGACAAATGTTACGCCATTCAAGCGGGTCGTGAGTTGCGCGTGATTGTCAATTCAGATACTGTAAACGACGAAACGGCCAGCAAGCTTTCGTTTGATATTTCACAAAAAATTGAGAAAGAAATGCAGTACCCTGGCCAGATTAAAGTGACCGTTATCCGCGAGATGCGCTCGGTCGCTTACGCTAAATAA
- a CDS encoding cell division protein ZapA codes for MESKKRRPPINITIGNKSFELRTSSEFEEELIRKAAKLVTEQIEYRMTNKKGEVNLEEILSMVCLDATVARLKGDYDLRILKEDVFKNLDTIQNNFQSTT; via the coding sequence ATGGAATCCAAAAAAAGACGGCCTCCTATCAATATCACAATTGGTAACAAATCGTTTGAACTTCGTACAAGCTCTGAGTTTGAGGAAGAATTGATACGGAAAGCCGCCAAACTGGTGACAGAGCAAATAGAATATCGAATGACAAATAAAAAAGGAGAAGTAAATTTAGAAGAAATACTGTCGATGGTCTGCCTTGATGCTACGGTAGCACGCTTAAAAGGCGACTATGATTTGAGGATATTGAAAGAAGATGTCTTCAAGAATTTAGACACGATACAAAATAACTTCCAATCGACAACATAG